A DNA window from Mycobacterium sp. IDR2000157661 contains the following coding sequences:
- a CDS encoding helix-turn-helix transcriptional regulator — protein sequence MSNNDVWSGLLLTRGSLALGVIERPAEYRAVTDVLSAAMSRPAAVVIEGEAGVGKTTLWLAGVSEARDRGFRVLSARSGEAETAFAYAAVADLLYDVEPALLTDLPDLQRLAVDRVLLRADGEGPPTDQGVVAAALAAVIELLAARSPVLVALDDVQWLDPSSQAVVAAAAKRLTGRVGMLLTERTEHEGPGAAQWLQPGGGGEEIGRIRVGPLSLGALHALISARLGRSFSRPTMVRIRDISGGNPFYALELARTIEAGASEAVLPATLAELMRRRIGRLDSGTQTLLLAAACAAAPTPDLLARVTDTTVERVVERLGEAEAKGIITIEGGPEGGIVCFTHPLLARSVYTDAMRHERRAMHRSLAEAVELPELRARHMALAASSADPTTLKALDTAADTARTRGAPAAGAELIELAIGLGGDTSKRRIRAAEYHLQAGDLGRARRLLDGLLGRLGPGSDRARALILLAQKRIHHNDFGEAVRLLEESLENALHSAELRIHTLLWLSCAQLNAGDLLAALQNAERAVTQAEDVDDPNLISHALGLRASVAFMCGRGVDLVSLRRAVALEDPNSDAPFTFRASANSALLLSWSGRLDEACKQLTDERRRCVDRGAETDVLFVALFMVITEIWRGEYVEAARIAEEMKERAQQLGGEHMQVLAMTVKTVVASYAGREEETRSTAVAAIERAHRCGSPRLTEWAVISVGFLEVSLGRHEQALQALQPLLDVFGFIPGTEIVTAGYIPDAVEAMIALGRAAEAEPLIEALETNGRMVDRPWMLATGARCRSLWLAARGQVTTAAEMAEQALVHHERLPMPFERARTLLVLGQLRRRQRQKETARATLAEALEVFETLGASLWADRARAELDRVGLSSTDEWGLTPSEQRVAELAATGMTTRDVASALFISPKTVESNLAKVYRKLGIRSRAELGRVMSEG from the coding sequence GAGACCGCCTTCGCCTACGCTGCGGTGGCCGACCTGCTCTACGACGTCGAACCGGCCCTGCTGACGGACCTGCCCGACCTGCAGCGCCTCGCCGTCGATCGGGTGCTGCTGCGGGCCGACGGGGAGGGACCGCCGACCGATCAGGGCGTCGTGGCAGCCGCGCTGGCCGCGGTCATCGAACTGCTGGCCGCCAGGTCGCCGGTGCTGGTGGCACTCGACGACGTGCAGTGGCTCGACCCGTCGAGCCAGGCCGTGGTGGCCGCGGCGGCCAAGCGGCTCACGGGGCGGGTGGGCATGTTGCTCACCGAGCGGACCGAACACGAGGGGCCGGGTGCGGCGCAGTGGCTGCAGCCGGGAGGAGGCGGCGAGGAGATCGGCCGGATCCGCGTCGGCCCGCTCAGCCTCGGCGCGCTGCACGCGTTGATCTCGGCGCGGCTCGGCCGCTCGTTCTCCCGACCGACGATGGTGCGCATCCGCGACATCTCCGGCGGCAACCCGTTCTACGCGTTGGAGTTGGCTCGCACCATTGAGGCGGGTGCTTCGGAGGCGGTGCTGCCCGCCACCCTTGCCGAGCTGATGCGCCGACGAATCGGACGGCTGGACAGCGGGACCCAGACGCTGCTATTGGCCGCGGCGTGTGCCGCGGCGCCCACCCCCGACCTGCTCGCCCGCGTCACCGACACCACCGTGGAGCGCGTCGTGGAACGGCTCGGCGAGGCGGAAGCCAAGGGCATCATCACTATCGAGGGCGGCCCCGAGGGCGGCATTGTGTGTTTCACGCACCCGTTGTTGGCGCGCAGCGTGTACACCGACGCGATGCGACATGAGCGACGCGCGATGCACCGCTCGCTCGCCGAGGCGGTGGAGCTTCCGGAATTGCGGGCCAGGCACATGGCCCTGGCCGCCTCGAGCGCCGACCCGACGACGCTGAAGGCGCTCGACACCGCGGCCGACACCGCACGAACGAGGGGTGCGCCGGCCGCCGGCGCCGAATTGATCGAACTGGCAATCGGTTTGGGCGGCGACACCTCGAAGCGACGGATCCGGGCTGCGGAGTACCACCTGCAGGCGGGTGACCTCGGACGTGCGCGACGGCTGCTCGACGGGCTGCTCGGCCGGCTGGGGCCCGGGTCGGACCGGGCCAGGGCGTTGATCCTGCTGGCGCAGAAGCGTATTCATCACAACGACTTCGGCGAGGCGGTGCGCCTGCTGGAGGAATCCCTCGAGAACGCCTTACACAGCGCCGAGCTCCGCATCCACACGCTGCTGTGGTTGTCCTGCGCGCAATTGAACGCCGGTGATTTGTTGGCCGCACTGCAGAATGCAGAGCGCGCGGTCACCCAGGCCGAGGACGTCGACGACCCCAACCTGATCAGCCACGCGCTGGGGCTGCGGGCCAGCGTGGCGTTCATGTGTGGGCGCGGCGTCGATCTTGTCAGCCTGCGTCGTGCGGTCGCATTGGAAGATCCGAACAGCGACGCGCCCTTCACCTTCCGAGCCAGCGCGAACAGTGCCCTGCTGTTGTCGTGGTCGGGGCGGCTCGATGAAGCATGCAAACAGCTCACCGACGAGCGACGGCGCTGTGTGGATCGCGGTGCCGAAACCGACGTCCTTTTCGTGGCTCTGTTCATGGTGATCACCGAAATCTGGCGAGGCGAGTACGTCGAGGCAGCGCGCATCGCCGAGGAGATGAAGGAGCGGGCGCAACAACTCGGTGGTGAACACATGCAGGTGCTCGCGATGACCGTGAAGACCGTCGTCGCCTCCTATGCGGGCCGCGAGGAGGAGACGCGCAGCACGGCGGTCGCGGCGATCGAGCGCGCCCATCGCTGTGGTTCGCCGCGGCTGACGGAGTGGGCGGTGATCAGCGTGGGCTTCCTGGAGGTGTCGCTCGGCCGTCATGAACAGGCGCTGCAGGCCCTGCAGCCGCTGCTCGATGTCTTCGGGTTCATCCCGGGGACCGAAATCGTCACGGCGGGTTACATTCCCGATGCGGTCGAGGCGATGATCGCGCTGGGGCGGGCGGCCGAAGCCGAACCGTTGATCGAGGCACTGGAGACAAACGGGCGCATGGTCGATCGGCCGTGGATGTTGGCGACGGGTGCGCGGTGTCGCAGCTTGTGGTTGGCCGCGCGCGGACAGGTGACCACCGCCGCGGAGATGGCGGAGCAGGCGCTCGTTCACCATGAGCGGCTGCCGATGCCGTTCGAGCGGGCCCGCACCCTGCTGGTGCTCGGTCAGTTGCGGCGCAGGCAGCGCCAGAAGGAGACCGCCCGGGCGACGCTCGCCGAGGCGCTGGAGGTCTTCGAGACGTTGGGCGCGTCGCTGTGGGCGGACCGAGCGCGGGCGGAATTGGATCGCGTCGGCTTGTCCTCGACGGACGAGTGGGGTCTGACGCCTTCCGAGCAGCGGGTGGCCGAGCTCGCGGCCACGGGCATGACGACGCGCGACGTCGCGTCGGCGCTGTTCATCAGCCCCAAGACGGTCGAGTCCAACCTGGCGAAGGTGTATCGCAAGCTGGGGATCAGGTCGCGCGCCGAACTGGGCCGGGTGATGAGCGAGGGCTGA
- a CDS encoding LpqN/LpqT family lipoprotein, translating into MRSSLRANRVIAAMVAVVLGLGMAACGSDDETATSSPSPQTTGAPTSAPEQAAPEMTIAEYIQRNNITETPVRRGDPGAPTIELPVPPGWRDANTRAPEGAYTAMDYADPAGAADTGTIIAYVSKLTGNVDPAKILEYAPAEIQRLPGYEGPKVGGPTKVGGYDTTQIGGAYTKLGAKRAIGQMTTVIPAQDGTYVLQLNAESPGTPEQVQALTLATAFLAQQAKVTP; encoded by the coding sequence ATGAGATCGTCGCTGCGGGCCAATAGGGTCATCGCGGCCATGGTGGCTGTTGTGCTGGGGCTCGGGATGGCGGCGTGCGGTTCCGACGACGAGACGGCAACGTCGTCGCCATCACCGCAGACGACCGGCGCGCCGACTTCTGCTCCTGAGCAGGCCGCTCCGGAGATGACGATCGCCGAGTACATCCAGCGGAACAACATCACGGAGACGCCGGTTCGCCGCGGCGACCCCGGGGCGCCCACAATCGAATTACCGGTGCCGCCGGGGTGGCGAGACGCGAACACTCGCGCTCCCGAAGGTGCCTACACGGCAATGGATTACGCGGATCCGGCCGGGGCGGCCGACACGGGCACGATCATCGCGTACGTCTCCAAGCTGACCGGGAATGTGGACCCTGCCAAGATCCTCGAGTACGCCCCCGCCGAGATCCAGCGGCTGCCGGGCTACGAGGGCCCGAAGGTCGGCGGGCCGACCAAGGTGGGCGGATATGACACGACGCAGATCGGTGGCGCATACACCAAACTCGGTGCCAAACGAGCCATCGGTCAGATGACCACGGTGATCCCCGCCCAGGACGGTACGTACGTCCTCCAATTGAATGCCGAGAGTCCCGGCACGCCGGAGCAGGTTCAGGCTCTGACCCTTGCGACGGCCTTCCTGGCCCAGCAGGCCAAGGTCACGCCGTAG
- a CDS encoding DUF4012 domain-containing protein, producing the protein MKFGGVLLLLIVVGLGCWLGIAAFQAKSGLEQARSSAQQAKDALLQADTAEASRYADEARSQAQSARDATHSLPWSIAAVVPWLGSPFKTGQQISDVVLGLAADVLQPSANVSAALSPDRLLHDGRVDVQLLRENEPALSQIADSANRLDAKAEAISDPTYLSLIRDARLELQNQTLEVTALLENTALAAQLAPSMMGADGPRTYFMAFQTNAELRGTGGLLGGFGILRMDNGKPTVENLAPNTELRGLSAPVDLGPEFVKQYGQSSPFSDFRNSNQSSHFPYAAQIWRAMWAQESGMSVDGVIAIDPVALSYILGAVGPVRMPDGEVVTQDNVVELTESTAYARFPTDQVARKQYLQDIANEVVKTTTGPVKSPSKLLDALGKAAGERRIAVWSSSPTEQKLLEETTLAHVVPDDSTPYAEVVINNLGGNKLDYYLQTKIEYAADGCDGEKRMSTVTVRMTNTLRDGRPLSDYVASAGGLPAEVQNTVPKGVMISSVRLLATTGATLVSAIADGRRVTVFPGTERGHPTFEAQVAVPPGQSGVLTFHLSEPTAPGAPRVPVQPLRETVAPTVSVPECSE; encoded by the coding sequence GTGAAGTTCGGCGGCGTACTGCTGTTATTGATTGTCGTCGGTTTGGGTTGCTGGCTCGGTATTGCTGCCTTTCAGGCGAAGTCAGGACTCGAACAAGCCCGCAGTAGCGCGCAACAGGCGAAAGACGCGCTACTGCAGGCAGACACCGCCGAGGCGTCAAGGTATGCAGACGAAGCCCGGTCTCAAGCGCAATCGGCACGCGACGCGACGCACTCACTGCCGTGGAGCATCGCAGCGGTGGTTCCGTGGCTGGGTAGCCCCTTCAAAACGGGCCAGCAGATCTCCGATGTCGTGCTCGGCTTAGCGGCCGACGTGCTGCAGCCGTCGGCGAATGTCAGCGCGGCGCTTTCTCCAGACCGGCTGCTTCATGACGGGCGAGTTGACGTACAGCTGCTTCGTGAGAACGAACCGGCACTCAGCCAGATAGCGGACAGCGCGAACAGGCTCGACGCTAAGGCCGAAGCTATATCGGATCCGACATATCTATCGCTGATCCGCGATGCGCGCTTAGAACTTCAGAATCAGACGCTCGAAGTTACGGCGTTACTTGAAAACACCGCGCTGGCCGCGCAATTGGCTCCGTCGATGATGGGCGCCGACGGCCCGCGGACATACTTCATGGCTTTTCAAACGAACGCAGAACTGCGCGGCACCGGTGGATTGTTGGGCGGGTTCGGGATCCTGCGAATGGACAACGGCAAGCCGACCGTTGAGAACCTCGCTCCGAACACCGAACTAAGAGGATTATCAGCGCCCGTCGATCTCGGGCCGGAATTCGTGAAGCAGTACGGCCAGAGCTCTCCCTTCTCCGATTTCCGGAACAGCAACCAAAGCTCGCATTTCCCCTACGCTGCGCAGATTTGGCGAGCGATGTGGGCGCAGGAGTCCGGCATGAGCGTCGATGGCGTGATCGCCATCGACCCAGTCGCTCTGAGCTACATCCTGGGCGCGGTTGGCCCAGTGAGGATGCCCGATGGCGAGGTGGTCACGCAGGACAACGTCGTCGAACTGACCGAGTCCACTGCTTACGCTCGCTTTCCAACGGATCAAGTCGCACGAAAGCAATATCTTCAGGACATCGCTAATGAAGTCGTGAAGACGACCACGGGGCCAGTAAAATCGCCGAGTAAGTTGCTCGATGCCCTCGGCAAGGCCGCTGGTGAACGGCGCATCGCGGTGTGGAGTTCGTCGCCGACAGAACAGAAGCTTCTCGAGGAGACAACGCTCGCCCACGTGGTTCCCGACGATTCCACACCCTACGCAGAAGTCGTGATCAACAACCTGGGCGGAAACAAGCTCGACTACTACCTCCAAACAAAAATCGAGTACGCGGCCGACGGTTGCGACGGTGAAAAGAGAATGTCCACCGTCACTGTAAGGATGACCAACACACTGCGAGATGGGCGACCACTATCGGACTATGTGGCGTCCGCAGGCGGCCTGCCGGCTGAAGTTCAGAACACAGTGCCGAAGGGCGTAATGATTTCCTCGGTTCGTCTCCTAGCGACGACAGGCGCGACATTGGTGAGCGCAATCGCCGATGGCCGGCGAGTTACGGTCTTCCCCGGCACGGAACGCGGTCACCCAACCTTCGAGGCGCAGGTCGCCGTTCCGCCGGGGCAGTCCGGTGTATTGACTTTCCACCTCTCTGAGCCGACCGCTCCAGGCGCTCCGCGCGTCCCGGTTCAGCCGTTGCGGGAGACCGTCGCGCCGACAGTTTCGGTACCCGAATGCTCAGAATGA